One Mastacembelus armatus chromosome 10, fMasArm1.2, whole genome shotgun sequence DNA window includes the following coding sequences:
- the LOC113144408 gene encoding POU domain, class 3, transcription factor 4, which produces MATAASSPYTLLSSSPMIHPDSQAMQPASPYRGHQKLLQSDYLQSVQSNGHPLGHQWASSLSEGSPWSASMEQQDVKPGREDLQLGIIHHRSPHVAHHSPHHNNHGNHPGAWGTPVSHNSSITSGQQINIYSQTGFTVNGMLDHGGLTPPPNPQGQGMHPGLRDTLSPEHSDLGGHHCHDHSDEETPTSDELEHFAKQFKQRRIKLGFTQADVGLALGTLYGNVFSQTTICRFEALQLSFKNMCKLKPLLNKWLEEADSSTGSSSSIDKIAAQGRKRKKRTSIEVSVKGVLETHFLKCPKPSAQEISSLADTLQLEKEVVRVWFCNRRQKEKRMTPPGEPPPHEGPYSHSGSAGDASSCHDL; this is translated from the coding sequence ATGGCCACAGCTGCCTCCAGCCCCTACACCCTGCTCAGCTCCAGTCCCATGATCCATCCGGACAGCCAGGCCATGCAGCCTGCTAGCCCCTACAGAGGACACCAGAAACTCCTCCAGAGTGATTACCTGCAGAGCGTCCAGAGCAACGGACACCCCCTCGGGCACCAGTGGGCGAGCAGCCTGTCGGAGGGCAGCCCCTGGTCGGCCTCCATGGAGCAACAGGACGTCAAACCAGGCCGAGAGGACCTGCAACTCGGCATCATCCATCACCGCTCCCCGCACGTAGCGCATCACTCCCCTCATCACAACAACCATGGCAACCACCCGGGAGCGTGGGGAACTCCGGTGTCCCACAACTCCTCCATCACCAGTGGGCAGCAGATCAACATCTACTCCCAGACGGGCTTCACTGTCAACGGCATGCTGGACCACGGTGGCCTCACGCCTCCACCCAACCCACAGGGCCAAGGCATGCACCCGGGCCTCAGGGACACACTCAGCCCAGAGCACAGCGACCTCGGAGGGCACCACTGCCACGACCACTCCGACGAGGAGACACCGACTTCGGACGAGCTGGAGCACTTTGCCAAGCAGTTCAAGCAGCGGAGGATCAAGCTGGGCTTTACGCAGGCGGACGTGGGTTTGGCTCTGGGCACGCTGTACGGTAACGTCTTTTCCCAAACCACCATCTGCAGGTTCGAGGCTCTGCAGCTgagctttaaaaacatgtgCAAACTAAAGCCGCTGCTGAACAAGTGGCTGGAGGAGGCAGACTCGTCCACAGGCAGCTCTAGCAGTATAGACAAGATAGCAGCtcaggggaggaagaggaagaagaggacgTCCATCGAGGTCAGCGTGAAGGGGGTACTGGAGACGCACTTTCTCAAGTGTCCCAAACCCTCCGCGCAGGAGATCTCTTCGCTGGCGGACACGctgcagctggagaaggaggtggTGCGCGTGTGGTTCTGCAACCggagacagaaggagaagcGCATGACGCCGCCGGGAGAGCCGCCGCCACACGAGGGACCCTATTCTCACAGCGGGAGCGCAGGAGACGCCTCCTCGTGCCACGATCTCTGA